A window from Gorilla gorilla gorilla isolate KB3781 chromosome 21, NHGRI_mGorGor1-v2.1_pri, whole genome shotgun sequence encodes these proteins:
- the NCOA3 gene encoding nuclear receptor coactivator 3 isoform X7 produces MSGLGENLDPLATDSRKRKLPCDTPGQGLTCSGEKRRREQESKYIEELAELISANLSDIDNFNVKPDKCAILKETVRQIRQIKEQGKTISNDDDVQKADVSSTGQGVIDKDSLGPLLLQALDGFLFVVNRDGNIVFVSENVTQYLQYKQEDLVNTSVYNILHEEDRKDFLKNLPKSTVNGVSWTNETQRQKSHTFNCRMLMKTPHDILEDINASPEMRQRYETMQCFALSQPRAMMEEGEDLQSCMICVARRITTGERAFPSNPESFITRHDLSGKVVNIDTNSLRSSMRPGFEDIIRRCIQRFFSLNDGQSWSQKRHYQEAYLNGHAETPVYRFSLADGTIVTAQTKSKLFRNPVTNDRHGFVSTHFLQREQNGYRPNPNPVGQGIRPPMAGCNSSVGGMSMSPNQGLQMPSSRAYGLADPSTTGQMSGARYGGSSNIASLTPGPGMQSPSSYQNNNYGLNMSSPPHGSPGLAPNQQNIMISPRNRGSPKIASHQFSPVAGVHSPMASSGNTGNHSFSSSSLSALQAISEGVGTSLLSTLSSPGPKLDNSPNMNITQPSKVSNQDSKSPLGFYCDQNPVESSMCQSNSRDHLSDKESKESSVEGAENQRGPLESKGHKKLLQLLTCSSDDRGHSSLTNSPLDSSCKESSVSVTSPSGVSSSTSGGVSSTSNMHGSLLQEKHRILHKLLQNGNSPAEVAKITAEATGKDTSSITSCGDGNVVKQEQLSPKKKENNALLRYLLDRDDPSDALSKELQPQVEGVDNKMSQCTSSTIPSSSQEKDPKIKTETSEEGSGDLDNLDAILGDLTSSDFYNNSISSNGSHLGTKQQVFQGTNSLGLKSSQSVQSIRPPYNRAVSLDSPVSVGSSPPVKNISAFPMLPKQPMLGGNPRMMDSQENYGSSMGDWGLPNSKASRMEPMNSNSMGRPGGDYNTSLPRPALGGSIPTLPLRSNSIPGARPVLQPQQQQQQMLQMRPGEIPMGMGANPYGQAAASNQLGSWPDGMLSVEQVPHGTQNRPLLRNSLDDLVGPPSNLEGQSDERALLDQLHTLLSNTDATGLEEIDRALGIPELVNQGQALEPKQDAFQGQEAAVMMDQKAGLYGQTYPAQGPPMQGGFHLQGQSPSFNSMMNQMNQQGNFPLQGMHPRANIMRPRTNTPKQLRMQLQQRLQGQQFLNQSRQALELKMENPTAGGAAVMRPMMQPQQGFLNAQMVAQRSRELLSHHFRQQRVAMMMQQQQQQQQQQQQQQQQQQQQQQQTQAFSPPPNVTASPSMDGLLAGPTMPQAPPQQFPYQPNYGMGQQPDPAFGRVSSPPNAIMSSRMGPSQNPMMQHPQAASIYQSSEMKGWPSGNLARNSSFSQQQFAHQGNPAVYSMVHMNGSSGHMGQMNMNPMPMSGMPMGPDQKYC; encoded by the exons TCTTACCTGCAGTGGTGAAAAGCGGAGACGGGAGCAGGAAAGTAAATATATTGAAGAATTGGCTGAGCTGATATCTGCCAATCTTAGTGATATTGACAATTTCAATGTCAAACCAGATAAATGTGCGATTTTAAAGGAAACAGTAAGACAGATACGTCAAATAAAAGAGCAAG GAAAAACTATTTCCAATGATGATGATGTTCAAAAAGCCGATGTATCTTCTACAGGGCAGGGAGTTATTGATAAAGACTCCTTAGGACCGCTTTTACTTCAG GCATTGGATGGTTTTCTATTTGTGGTGAATCGAGACGGAAACATTGTATTTGTATCAGAAAATGTCACACAATACCTGCAATATAAGCAAGAGGACCTGGTTAACACAAGTGTTTACAATATCTTacatgaagaagacagaaaggattttcttaaaaatttaccAAAATCTACAG TTAATGGAGTTTCCTGGACAAATGAGACCCAAAGACAAAAAAGCCATACATTTAATTGCCGTATGTTGATGAAAACACCACATGATATTCTGGAAGACATAAACGCCAGTCCTGAAATGCGCCAGAGATATGAAACAATGCAGTGCTTTGCCCTGTCTCAGCCACGAGCTAtgatggaggaaggggaag ATTTGCAATCTTGTATGATCTGTGTGGCACGACGCATTACTACAGGAGAAAGAGCATTTCCATCAAACCCTGAGAGCTTTATTACCAGACATGATCTTTCAG GAAAGGTTGTCAATATAGATACAAATTCACTGAGATCCTCCATGAGGCCTGGCTTTGAAGATATAATCCGAAGGTGTATTCAGAGATTTTTTAGTCTAAATGATGGGCAGTCATGGTCCCAGAAACGTCACTATCAAGAAG CTTATCTTAATGGCCATGCAGAAACCCCAGTATATCGATTCTCGTTGGCTGATGGAACTATAGTGACTGCACAGACAAAAAGCAAACTCTTCCGAAATCCTGTAACAAATGATCGACATGGCTTTGTCTCAACCCACTTCCTTCAGAG AGAACAGAATGGATATAGACCAAACCCAAATCCTGTTGGACAAGGGATTAGACCACCTATGGCTGGATGCAACAGTTCAGTAGGCGGCATGAGTATGTCGCCAAACCAAGGCTTACAGATGCCGAGCAGCAGGGCCTATGGCTTGGCAGACCCTAGCACCACGGGGCAGATGAGTGGAGCTAGGTATGGGGGTTCCAGTAACATAGCTTCATTGACCCCTGGGCCAGGCATGCAATCACCATCTTCCTACCAGAACAACAACTATGGGCTCAACATGAGTAGCCCCCCACATGGGAGTCCTGGTCTTGCCCCAAACCAGCAGAATATCATGATTTCTCCTCGTAATCGTGGGAGTCCAAAGATAGCCTCACATCAGTTTTCTCCTGTTGCAG gTGTGCACTCTCCCATGGCATCTTCTGGCAATACTGGGAACCACAGCTTTTCCAGCAGCTCTCTCAGTGCCCTGCAAGCCATCAGTGAGGGTGTGGGGACTTCCCTTTTATCTACTCTGTCATCACCAGGCCCCAAATTGGATAACTCTCCCAATATGAATATTACCCAACCAAGTAAAGTAAGCAATCAGGATTCCAAGAGTCCTCTGGGCTTTTATTGCGACCAAAATCCAGTGGAGAGTTCAATGTGTCAGTCAAATAGCAGAGATCACCTCAGTGATAAAGAAAGTAAGGAGAGCAGTGTTGAGGGGGCAGAGAATCAAAGGGGTCCTTTGGAAAGCAAAGGTCATAAAAAATTACTGCAGTTACTTACCTGTTCTTCTGATGACCGGGGTCATTCCTCCTTGACCAACTCCCCCCTAGATTCAAGTTGTAAAGAATCTTCTGTTAGTGTCACCAGCCCCTCTGGAGTCTCCTCCTCTACATCTGGAGGAGTATCCTCTACATCCAATATGCATGGGTCACTGTTACAAGAGAAGCACCGGATTTTGCACAAGTTGCTGCAGAATGGGAATTCACCAGCTGAAGTAGCCAAGATTACTGCAGAAGCCACTGGGAAAGACACCAGCAGTATAACTTCTTGTGGGGACGGAAATGTTGTCAAGCAGGAGCAGCTAAGTCCTAAGAAGAAGGAGAATAATGCACTTCTTAGATACCTGCTGGACAGGGATGATCCTAGTGATGCACTCTCTAAAGAACTACAGCCCCAAGTGGAAGGAGTGGATAATAAAATGAGTCAGTGCACCAGCTCCACCATTCCTAGCTCAAGTCAAGAGAAAGACCCTAAAATTAAGACAGAGACAAGTGAAGAG ggATCTGGAGACTTGGATAATCTAGATGCTATTCTTGGTGATCTGACTAGTTCTGACTTTTACAATAATTCCATATCCTCAAATGGTAGTCATCTGGGGACTAAGCAACAGGTGTTTCAAGGAACTAATTCTCTGG GTTTGAAAAGTTCACAGTCTGTGCAGTCTATTCGTCCTCCATATAACCGAGCAGTGTCTCTGGATAGCCCTGTTTCTGTTGGCTCAAGTCCTCCAGTAAAAAATATCAGTGCTTTCCCCATGTTACCAAAGCAACCCATGTTGGGTGGGAATCCAAGAATGATGGATAGTCAGGAAAATTATGGCTCAAGTATGG gagactggggcttaCCAAACTCAAAGGCCAGCAGAATGGAACCTATGAATTCAAACTCCATGGGAAGACCAGGAGGAGATTATAATACTTCTTTACCCAGACCTGCACTGGGTGGCTCTATTCCCACGTTGCCTCTTCGGTCTAATAGCATACCAGGTGCGAGACCAGTATTGCAGccgcagcaacagcagcagcagatgCTTCAAATGA GGCCTGGTGAAATCCCCATGGGAATGGGGGCTAATCCCTATGGCCAAGCAGCAGCATCTAACCAACTGGGTTCCTGGCCCGATGGCATGTTGTCCGTGGAACAAGTTCCTCATGGCACTCAAAATAG GCCTCTTCTTAGGAATTCCCTGGATGATCTTGTTGGGCCACCTTCCAACCTGGAAGGCCAGAGTGACGAAAGAGCATTATTGGACCAGCTGCACACTCTTCTCAGCAACACAGATGCCACAGGCCTGGAAGAAATTGACAGAGCTTTGGGCATTCCTGAACTTGTCAATCAG GGACAGGCATTAGAGCCCAAACAGGATGCTTTCCAAGGCCAAGAAGCAGCAGTAATGATGGATCAGAAGGCAGGATTATATGGACAGACATACCCAGCACAGGGGCCTCCAATGCAAGGAGGCTTTCATCTTCAGGGACAATCACCATCTTTTAACTCTATGATGAATCAGATGAACCAGCAAGGCAATTTTCCTCTCCAAGGAATGCACCCGCGAGCCAACATCATGAGACCCCGGACAAACACCCCCAAGCAACTTAGAATGCAGCttcagcagaggctgcagggccAGCAG TTTTTGAATCAGAGCCGACAGGCACTTGAATTGAAAATGGAAAACCCTACTGCTGGTGGTGCTGCGGTGATGAGGCCTATGATGCAGCCCCAG CAGGGTTTTCTTAATGCTCAAATGGTCGCCCAACGCAGCAGAGAGCTGCTAAGTCATCACTTCCGACAACAGAGGGTGGCTATGATgatgcagcagcagcaacagcagcagcagcaacagcagcagcagcagcagcagcagcaacagcagcagcagcaaacccAGGCCTTCAGCCCACCTCCTAATGTGACTGCTTCCCCCAGCATGGATGGGCTTTTGGCGGGACCCACAATGCCACAAGCTCCTCCGCAACAGTTTCCATATCAACCAAATTATG gaATGGGACAACAACCAGATCCAGCCTTTGGTCGAGTGTCTAGTCCTCCCAATGCAATCATGTCGTCAAGAATGGGTCCCTCCCAGAATCCCATGATGCAACACCCGCAGGCTGCATCCATCTATCAGTCCTCAGAAATGAAGGGCTGGCCATCAGGAAATTTGGCCAGGAACAG CTCCTTTTCCCAGCAGCAGTTTGCCCACCAGGGGAATCCTGCAGTGTATAGTATGGTGCACATGAATGGCAGCAGTGGTCACATGGGACAGATGAACATGAACCCCATGCCCATGTCTGGCATGCCTATGGGTCCTGATCAG AAATACTGCTGA
- the NCOA3 gene encoding nuclear receptor coactivator 3 isoform X3: MSGLGENLDPLATDSRKRKLPCDTPGQGLTCSGEKRRREQESKYIEELAELISANLSDIDNFNVKPDKCAILKETVRQIRQIKEQGKTISNDDDVQKADVSSTGQGVIDKDSLGPLLLQALDGFLFVVNRDGNIVFVSENVTQYLQYKQEDLVNTSVYNILHEEDRKDFLKNLPKSTVNGVSWTNETQRQKSHTFNCRMLMKTPHDILEDINASPEMRQRYETMQCFALSQPRAMMEEGEDLQSCMICVARRITTGERAFPSNPESFITRHDLSGKVVNIDTNSLRSSMRPGFEDIIRRCIQRFFSLNDGQSWSQKRHYQEAYLNGHAETPVYRFSLADGTIVTAQTKSKLFRNPVTNDRHGFVSTHFLQREQNGYRPNPNPVGQGIRPPMAGCNSSVGGMSMSPNQGLQMPSSRAYGLADPSTTGQMSGARYGGSSNIASLTPGPGMQSPSSYQNNNYGLNMSSPPHGSPGLAPNQQNIMISPRNRGSPKIASHQFSPVAGVHSPMASSGNTGNHSFSSSSLSALQAISEGVGTSLLSTLSSPGPKLDNSPNMNITQPSKVSNQDSKSPLGFYCDQNPVESSMCQSNSRDHLSDKESKESSVEGAENQRGPLESKGHKKLLQLLTCSSDDRGHSSLTNSPLDSSCKESSVSVTSPSGVSSSTSGGVSSTSNMHGSLLQEKHRILHKLLQNGNSPAEVAKITAEATGKDTSSITSCGDGNVVKQEQLSPKKKENNALLRYLLDRDDPSDALSKELQPQVEGVDNKMSQCTSSTIPSSSQEKDPKIKTETSEEGSGDLDNLDAILGDLTSSDFYNNSISSNGSHLGTKQQVFQGTNSLGLKSSQSVQSIRPPYNRAVSLDSPVSVGSSPPVKNISAFPMLPKQPMLGGNPRMMDSQENYGSSMGGPNRNVTVTQTPSSGDWGLPNSKASRMEPMNSNSMGRPGGDYNTSLPRPALGGSIPTLPLRSNSIPGARPVLQPQQQQQQMLQMRPGEIPMGMGANPYGQAAASNQLGSWPDGMLSVEQVPHGTQNRPLLRNSLDDLVGPPSNLEGQSDERALLDQLHTLLSNTDATGLEEIDRALGIPELVNQGQALEPKQDAFQGQEAAVMMDQKAGLYGQTYPAQGPPMQGGFHLQGQSPSFNSMMNQMNQQGNFPLQGMHPRANIMRPRTNTPKQLRMQLQQRLQGQQFLNQSRQALELKMENPTAGGAAVMRPMMQPQQGFLNAQMVAQRSRELLSHHFRQQRVAMMMQQQQQQQQQQQQQQQQQQQQQQQTQAFSPPPNVTASPSMDGLLAGPTMPQAPPQQFPYQPNYGMGQQPDPAFGRVSSPPNAIMSSRMGPSQNPMMQHPQAASIYQSSEMKGWPSGNLARNSSFSQQQFAHQGNPAVYSMVHMNGSSGHMGQMNMNPMPMSGMPMGPDQKYC; the protein is encoded by the exons TCTTACCTGCAGTGGTGAAAAGCGGAGACGGGAGCAGGAAAGTAAATATATTGAAGAATTGGCTGAGCTGATATCTGCCAATCTTAGTGATATTGACAATTTCAATGTCAAACCAGATAAATGTGCGATTTTAAAGGAAACAGTAAGACAGATACGTCAAATAAAAGAGCAAG GAAAAACTATTTCCAATGATGATGATGTTCAAAAAGCCGATGTATCTTCTACAGGGCAGGGAGTTATTGATAAAGACTCCTTAGGACCGCTTTTACTTCAG GCATTGGATGGTTTTCTATTTGTGGTGAATCGAGACGGAAACATTGTATTTGTATCAGAAAATGTCACACAATACCTGCAATATAAGCAAGAGGACCTGGTTAACACAAGTGTTTACAATATCTTacatgaagaagacagaaaggattttcttaaaaatttaccAAAATCTACAG TTAATGGAGTTTCCTGGACAAATGAGACCCAAAGACAAAAAAGCCATACATTTAATTGCCGTATGTTGATGAAAACACCACATGATATTCTGGAAGACATAAACGCCAGTCCTGAAATGCGCCAGAGATATGAAACAATGCAGTGCTTTGCCCTGTCTCAGCCACGAGCTAtgatggaggaaggggaag ATTTGCAATCTTGTATGATCTGTGTGGCACGACGCATTACTACAGGAGAAAGAGCATTTCCATCAAACCCTGAGAGCTTTATTACCAGACATGATCTTTCAG GAAAGGTTGTCAATATAGATACAAATTCACTGAGATCCTCCATGAGGCCTGGCTTTGAAGATATAATCCGAAGGTGTATTCAGAGATTTTTTAGTCTAAATGATGGGCAGTCATGGTCCCAGAAACGTCACTATCAAGAAG CTTATCTTAATGGCCATGCAGAAACCCCAGTATATCGATTCTCGTTGGCTGATGGAACTATAGTGACTGCACAGACAAAAAGCAAACTCTTCCGAAATCCTGTAACAAATGATCGACATGGCTTTGTCTCAACCCACTTCCTTCAGAG AGAACAGAATGGATATAGACCAAACCCAAATCCTGTTGGACAAGGGATTAGACCACCTATGGCTGGATGCAACAGTTCAGTAGGCGGCATGAGTATGTCGCCAAACCAAGGCTTACAGATGCCGAGCAGCAGGGCCTATGGCTTGGCAGACCCTAGCACCACGGGGCAGATGAGTGGAGCTAGGTATGGGGGTTCCAGTAACATAGCTTCATTGACCCCTGGGCCAGGCATGCAATCACCATCTTCCTACCAGAACAACAACTATGGGCTCAACATGAGTAGCCCCCCACATGGGAGTCCTGGTCTTGCCCCAAACCAGCAGAATATCATGATTTCTCCTCGTAATCGTGGGAGTCCAAAGATAGCCTCACATCAGTTTTCTCCTGTTGCAG gTGTGCACTCTCCCATGGCATCTTCTGGCAATACTGGGAACCACAGCTTTTCCAGCAGCTCTCTCAGTGCCCTGCAAGCCATCAGTGAGGGTGTGGGGACTTCCCTTTTATCTACTCTGTCATCACCAGGCCCCAAATTGGATAACTCTCCCAATATGAATATTACCCAACCAAGTAAAGTAAGCAATCAGGATTCCAAGAGTCCTCTGGGCTTTTATTGCGACCAAAATCCAGTGGAGAGTTCAATGTGTCAGTCAAATAGCAGAGATCACCTCAGTGATAAAGAAAGTAAGGAGAGCAGTGTTGAGGGGGCAGAGAATCAAAGGGGTCCTTTGGAAAGCAAAGGTCATAAAAAATTACTGCAGTTACTTACCTGTTCTTCTGATGACCGGGGTCATTCCTCCTTGACCAACTCCCCCCTAGATTCAAGTTGTAAAGAATCTTCTGTTAGTGTCACCAGCCCCTCTGGAGTCTCCTCCTCTACATCTGGAGGAGTATCCTCTACATCCAATATGCATGGGTCACTGTTACAAGAGAAGCACCGGATTTTGCACAAGTTGCTGCAGAATGGGAATTCACCAGCTGAAGTAGCCAAGATTACTGCAGAAGCCACTGGGAAAGACACCAGCAGTATAACTTCTTGTGGGGACGGAAATGTTGTCAAGCAGGAGCAGCTAAGTCCTAAGAAGAAGGAGAATAATGCACTTCTTAGATACCTGCTGGACAGGGATGATCCTAGTGATGCACTCTCTAAAGAACTACAGCCCCAAGTGGAAGGAGTGGATAATAAAATGAGTCAGTGCACCAGCTCCACCATTCCTAGCTCAAGTCAAGAGAAAGACCCTAAAATTAAGACAGAGACAAGTGAAGAG ggATCTGGAGACTTGGATAATCTAGATGCTATTCTTGGTGATCTGACTAGTTCTGACTTTTACAATAATTCCATATCCTCAAATGGTAGTCATCTGGGGACTAAGCAACAGGTGTTTCAAGGAACTAATTCTCTGG GTTTGAAAAGTTCACAGTCTGTGCAGTCTATTCGTCCTCCATATAACCGAGCAGTGTCTCTGGATAGCCCTGTTTCTGTTGGCTCAAGTCCTCCAGTAAAAAATATCAGTGCTTTCCCCATGTTACCAAAGCAACCCATGTTGGGTGGGAATCCAAGAATGATGGATAGTCAGGAAAATTATGGCTCAAGTATGG GTGGGCCAAACCGAAATGTGACTGTGACTCAGACTCCTTCctcaggagactggggcttaCCAAACTCAAAGGCCAGCAGAATGGAACCTATGAATTCAAACTCCATGGGAAGACCAGGAGGAGATTATAATACTTCTTTACCCAGACCTGCACTGGGTGGCTCTATTCCCACGTTGCCTCTTCGGTCTAATAGCATACCAGGTGCGAGACCAGTATTGCAGccgcagcaacagcagcagcagatgCTTCAAATGA GGCCTGGTGAAATCCCCATGGGAATGGGGGCTAATCCCTATGGCCAAGCAGCAGCATCTAACCAACTGGGTTCCTGGCCCGATGGCATGTTGTCCGTGGAACAAGTTCCTCATGGCACTCAAAATAG GCCTCTTCTTAGGAATTCCCTGGATGATCTTGTTGGGCCACCTTCCAACCTGGAAGGCCAGAGTGACGAAAGAGCATTATTGGACCAGCTGCACACTCTTCTCAGCAACACAGATGCCACAGGCCTGGAAGAAATTGACAGAGCTTTGGGCATTCCTGAACTTGTCAATCAG GGACAGGCATTAGAGCCCAAACAGGATGCTTTCCAAGGCCAAGAAGCAGCAGTAATGATGGATCAGAAGGCAGGATTATATGGACAGACATACCCAGCACAGGGGCCTCCAATGCAAGGAGGCTTTCATCTTCAGGGACAATCACCATCTTTTAACTCTATGATGAATCAGATGAACCAGCAAGGCAATTTTCCTCTCCAAGGAATGCACCCGCGAGCCAACATCATGAGACCCCGGACAAACACCCCCAAGCAACTTAGAATGCAGCttcagcagaggctgcagggccAGCAG TTTTTGAATCAGAGCCGACAGGCACTTGAATTGAAAATGGAAAACCCTACTGCTGGTGGTGCTGCGGTGATGAGGCCTATGATGCAGCCCCAG CAGGGTTTTCTTAATGCTCAAATGGTCGCCCAACGCAGCAGAGAGCTGCTAAGTCATCACTTCCGACAACAGAGGGTGGCTATGATgatgcagcagcagcaacagcagcagcagcaacagcagcagcagcagcagcagcagcaacagcagcagcagcaaacccAGGCCTTCAGCCCACCTCCTAATGTGACTGCTTCCCCCAGCATGGATGGGCTTTTGGCGGGACCCACAATGCCACAAGCTCCTCCGCAACAGTTTCCATATCAACCAAATTATG gaATGGGACAACAACCAGATCCAGCCTTTGGTCGAGTGTCTAGTCCTCCCAATGCAATCATGTCGTCAAGAATGGGTCCCTCCCAGAATCCCATGATGCAACACCCGCAGGCTGCATCCATCTATCAGTCCTCAGAAATGAAGGGCTGGCCATCAGGAAATTTGGCCAGGAACAG CTCCTTTTCCCAGCAGCAGTTTGCCCACCAGGGGAATCCTGCAGTGTATAGTATGGTGCACATGAATGGCAGCAGTGGTCACATGGGACAGATGAACATGAACCCCATGCCCATGTCTGGCATGCCTATGGGTCCTGATCAG AAATACTGCTGA